The Bradyrhizobium ottawaense genome window below encodes:
- a CDS encoding nitrile hydratase accessory protein → MSGTAAAAATAAIPSIPRDDDGPVFRAPWEAHAFAMALTLHERGVFTWPEWAASLASEIKRAQAAGDPDTGETYYLHWLATLEGLVARKGVASMETLHRYRDAWDHAADRTPHGKPIELRPEDFG, encoded by the coding sequence ATGAGTGGTACCGCTGCTGCCGCAGCCACCGCGGCCATACCCAGCATTCCCCGCGATGACGACGGCCCGGTGTTCCGCGCGCCGTGGGAGGCGCACGCGTTCGCGATGGCGTTGACGCTGCACGAGCGCGGCGTCTTCACCTGGCCGGAATGGGCAGCAAGCCTCGCCTCCGAGATCAAGCGCGCGCAGGCGGCCGGCGATCCCGATACGGGCGAGACCTATTATCTGCACTGGCTCGCCACGCTGGAGGGCCTGGTTGCCCGCAAGGGTGTTGCGTCGATGGAAACCCTGCACCGCTACCGCGACGCCTGGGACCACGCGGCAGATCGCACCCCGCACGGCAAGCCGATCGAGCTCAGGCCGGAGGATTTTGGTTAG
- the queC gene encoding 7-cyano-7-deazaguanine synthase QueC, giving the protein MSDAISSQTALVLFSGGQDSTTCLAWALSRFSRVETLGFDYGQRHAIELDCRDRLFDGIKDLRADWAAKLGESHTLSIPTLAAVSETALTRDVAIAMGADGLPNTFVPGRNLVFLTFAAALAYRRGITHIVGGMCETDYSGYPDCRDDTIRAMQAALSLGMARPFELHTPLMWIDKAATWQLAQDLGGEGLVDLIREHSHTCYLGERGAQHEWGYGCGECPACSLRAKGWREFVAGR; this is encoded by the coding sequence ATGAGCGACGCAATTTCATCACAAACCGCGCTGGTCCTGTTTTCCGGCGGCCAGGACTCCACCACCTGCCTCGCCTGGGCGCTGAGCCGCTTTTCGCGCGTGGAGACGCTGGGATTCGACTACGGCCAGCGCCACGCCATCGAACTCGATTGCCGCGACCGGCTGTTCGACGGCATCAAGGACCTGCGCGCCGATTGGGCCGCAAAACTCGGCGAGAGCCATACGCTGTCGATCCCGACGCTGGCGGCAGTGTCCGAGACGGCGCTGACGCGCGATGTCGCGATCGCGATGGGCGCCGACGGCCTTCCGAATACGTTCGTGCCCGGCCGCAACCTGGTGTTTTTGACCTTTGCCGCGGCGCTGGCCTATCGGCGCGGCATCACGCACATCGTCGGCGGCATGTGCGAGACCGACTATTCCGGCTATCCCGATTGCCGCGACGACACCATCCGCGCCATGCAGGCCGCGCTCTCGCTCGGCATGGCCAGACCATTCGAGCTGCACACGCCCTTGATGTGGATCGACAAGGCCGCGACGTGGCAGCTGGCGCAGGATCTCGGCGGCGAGGGGCTGGTCGATCTCATCCGCGAGCATTCCCATACCTGCTATCTCGGGGAACGCGGCGCGCAGCACGAGTGGGGCTATGGCTGCGGCGAGTGCCCGGCGTGCAGCCTGCGGGCGAAGGGGTGGCGGGAGTTTGTGGCGGGGAGGTAG
- the mazG gene encoding nucleoside triphosphate pyrophosphohydrolase, which yields MTPSRDISRLIEIMAALRTPVTGCPWDLEQDFATIAPYTIEEAYEVVEAISRGDLDDLREELGDLLLQVVFHAQMASEQSAFAFGDVVEAITRKMIRRHPHVFADKDGNLASSHVKEVWDRIKAEEKAERAARRAPEDMPAHKSLLSGVKAGQPALTRAMELQRKASTVGFDWNDPRAVLQKIREEADEIEAALDRNDKQEIAEETGDLMFALVNLARHVDADPEAALRATNAKFERRFAYIERSLEAQGRTLEQASLAEMDALWNAAKTAT from the coding sequence ATGACCCCTTCCCGCGACATTTCCCGCCTGATCGAGATCATGGCGGCGCTGCGCACGCCGGTGACCGGCTGCCCCTGGGACCTCGAGCAGGATTTTGCGACGATCGCGCCCTACACGATCGAGGAGGCCTATGAGGTGGTCGAGGCCATCAGCCGCGGCGATCTCGACGATCTCCGCGAGGAGCTCGGCGACCTCCTGCTCCAGGTGGTCTTCCACGCCCAGATGGCTTCGGAGCAGAGCGCCTTTGCTTTCGGAGATGTCGTCGAGGCGATCACGCGAAAAATGATCCGGCGCCATCCCCACGTCTTCGCCGACAAGGACGGCAATCTCGCCTCCTCCCACGTCAAGGAAGTCTGGGACCGCATCAAGGCCGAGGAGAAAGCCGAACGCGCCGCACGCCGGGCGCCGGAGGACATGCCTGCGCACAAATCGCTGCTGTCAGGCGTCAAGGCCGGCCAGCCCGCACTGACCCGCGCCATGGAGCTGCAACGCAAGGCCTCCACCGTCGGCTTCGACTGGAACGACCCGCGCGCGGTGCTGCAAAAGATCCGCGAGGAAGCCGACGAGATCGAGGCCGCGCTCGACCGCAACGACAAGCAGGAGATTGCGGAAGAGACCGGTGACCTGATGTTCGCCCTCGTCAACCTCGCCCGCCACGTCGATGCCGATCCGGAAGCCGCGCTGCGTGCGACCAACGCGAAATTCGAGCGGCGCTTTGCCTACATCGAACGGTCGCTGGAGGCGCAGGGCCGCACGCTGGAGCAGGCCTCGCTGGCGGAGATGGACGCGCTGTGGAATGCGGCGAAGACCGCCACTTGA
- a CDS encoding GNAT family N-acetyltransferase — translation MDIRQDDPKAPHVADLLAHHLEELRSVMGEHAQALDASGLSASSVTFWTAWQDGVLAGFGALKQLDETHGEVKSMRAAPTARRTGVGRAILDHIVAEARKRGYARLSLETGTAPLHGPAISLYRSVGFVPCAPFADYQASLHNQFMSLDLSR, via the coding sequence GTGGACATCAGGCAGGACGATCCGAAGGCACCGCATGTCGCCGACTTGTTGGCACATCACCTCGAAGAACTCCGCAGCGTCATGGGCGAGCACGCGCAGGCGCTCGACGCGAGCGGCCTGTCGGCCTCGTCGGTGACGTTCTGGACTGCTTGGCAAGACGGAGTGCTAGCTGGCTTCGGTGCCCTGAAGCAGCTGGATGAGACGCATGGCGAAGTGAAGTCGATGCGGGCCGCGCCCACTGCGCGGCGAACCGGGGTCGGGCGAGCTATTCTGGACCACATCGTTGCCGAAGCCCGCAAGCGCGGTTATGCGCGTCTCAGCCTGGAGACCGGCACTGCGCCGCTGCACGGCCCCGCGATCTCGCTCTACCGCAGTGTCGGCTTCGTGCCCTGCGCGCCGTTCGCCGACTATCAGGCGAGCCTGCACAACCAGTTCATGAGCCTCGATCTGTCGAGGTGA
- the hflX gene encoding GTPase HflX: protein MEPRNFDGDADRPRSAGAKQTGRVLVIGPYLRVRAGGADAQSETHIQRNAEARLDEAAGLARAIDLVIADAIIAPISQIRPATYIGKGKVEEIAALAKSLDVELVVMDCALAPIQQRNLEKELHAKVLDRTGLILEIFGRRAKTKEGSLQVELAHLNYQRSRLVRSWTHLERQRGGFGFMGGPGETQIEADRRLIQERISKLEGELKKVQATRRLHRAGRQRVPYRVVALVGYTNAGKSTLFNRLTRADVQAADMLFATLDPTLRALNLPHGGKAMLSDTVGFISNLPTQLVAAFRATLEEVLEADVILHVRDISHEDAEAQQSDVDAVLRQLGINPDDSGRIIEVWNKIDRYDSEQREELLNIAARRPEDHPAMLVSAVSGEGVDALLAAIEERLAAKRTTLDLSIDAADGAGISWLHRNAEVLAKELHDGRFDMTVRVDETKRDIVVNRFDAVPRLSA from the coding sequence TTGGAACCCCGGAATTTCGACGGGGATGCCGACCGTCCACGGTCGGCAGGGGCTAAGCAGACGGGGCGGGTGCTTGTCATCGGCCCCTATTTGCGGGTGCGCGCAGGCGGTGCCGACGCGCAATCGGAGACTCATATCCAGCGCAACGCCGAGGCCCGGCTCGATGAAGCCGCCGGCCTCGCGCGTGCGATCGATCTCGTCATAGCCGACGCCATCATCGCGCCGATCAGCCAGATCCGTCCCGCGACCTATATCGGCAAGGGCAAGGTCGAGGAGATCGCCGCACTCGCCAAGAGCCTCGATGTCGAGCTCGTGGTGATGGATTGCGCGCTGGCGCCGATCCAGCAGCGCAATCTTGAGAAGGAATTGCACGCCAAGGTGCTCGACCGCACCGGGCTGATCCTGGAAATCTTCGGCCGCCGCGCCAAGACCAAGGAAGGCTCGCTCCAGGTCGAGCTCGCGCATCTCAACTACCAGCGCTCGCGCCTGGTGCGATCATGGACCCATCTGGAGCGCCAGCGCGGCGGCTTCGGCTTCATGGGCGGTCCCGGCGAGACGCAGATCGAAGCGGACCGACGCCTGATCCAGGAGCGCATCTCCAAGCTCGAAGGCGAGCTGAAGAAGGTGCAGGCGACGCGGCGGCTGCATCGTGCCGGCCGCCAGCGCGTGCCGTATCGTGTCGTGGCGCTGGTCGGCTACACCAATGCCGGCAAGTCGACGCTGTTCAACCGCCTGACGCGTGCCGACGTGCAGGCTGCCGACATGCTGTTCGCCACGCTCGACCCGACGCTGCGCGCCCTCAACCTGCCACATGGCGGCAAGGCGATGCTGTCGGACACCGTCGGCTTCATCTCCAACCTTCCGACGCAGCTCGTCGCCGCCTTCCGCGCCACGCTGGAAGAGGTGCTCGAAGCCGACGTCATCCTGCATGTGCGCGACATATCCCATGAAGATGCCGAGGCCCAGCAGAGCGACGTCGACGCCGTGCTGCGCCAGCTCGGCATCAACCCCGATGATTCCGGCCGCATCATCGAAGTCTGGAACAAGATCGACCGCTACGATTCCGAGCAGCGCGAAGAGCTGTTGAACATCGCCGCGCGCAGGCCGGAGGACCATCCCGCGATGCTGGTCTCGGCCGTGTCAGGCGAGGGGGTCGACGCCCTGCTTGCCGCGATCGAGGAGCGGTTAGCGGCCAAGCGCACCACGCTCGACCTCTCCATCGACGCCGCCGACGGCGCCGGCATCAGCTGGCTGCACCGCAATGCCGAGGTGCTGGCCAAGGAGCTGCACGACGGCCGCTTCGACATGACCGTACGGGTCGACGAGACCAAGCGGGATATCGTGGTGAACAGGTTCGACGCAGTGCCACGCCTCTCGGCCTAG
- the hfq gene encoding RNA chaperone Hfq, which produces MAADRAQNLQDTFLNHVRKTKTPLTIFLVNGVKLQGIVTWFDNFCLLLRRDGHSQLVYKHAISTIMPGAPIQLFEGGEDQPA; this is translated from the coding sequence ATGGCGGCAGACCGCGCACAAAACCTACAGGACACCTTCCTTAATCACGTTCGCAAAACCAAGACGCCACTGACGATCTTTCTGGTCAACGGAGTGAAGCTCCAGGGCATCGTGACCTGGTTCGACAATTTCTGTTTACTGCTTCGGCGCGACGGTCATTCGCAGCTCGTTTACAAGCATGCGATCTCGACCATCATGCCGGGTGCGCCGATCCAGTTGTTCGAAGGCGGCGAGGATCAGCCGGCTTGA
- a CDS encoding sigma-54-dependent transcriptional regulator yields the protein MASEILIVDDEADIRDLVAGILEDEGFVTRTARDSDSALAEIANRRPHLVFLDIWLQGSKLDGLQLLEQVKKDNADLPVVMISGHGNIETAVAAIKRGAYDFIEKPFKADRLILVATRALENSRLKREVKELKQLAPSASQLVGRSPSMNQLRQTIERAAKANSRILIVGPAGAGKELTARTLHTASGRADGPFVVINAAAITPERMEHELFGVEQSNGEQARKPGALEEAHGGTLFIDEIADMPRETQNKILRVLVEQSFQRVGGTAKVQVDVRIISSTARNLEEEIAAGHFREDLYHRLSVVPIRVPALSERREDIPELIDYFMEQISAGSGLPKRQIGQDAMAVLQSHVWPGNVRQLRNNVERVMILAAGGPEVIITADMLPQDVGSMVPAMPTSNNGEHIMGLPLREAREVFERDYLIAQISRFSGNISRTAEFVGMERSALHRKLKALGVG from the coding sequence ATGGCAAGTGAAATTCTGATTGTCGATGATGAGGCCGATATTCGAGATCTCGTCGCAGGCATTCTCGAGGACGAGGGTTTTGTCACGCGGACTGCGCGCGACAGCGACTCTGCACTGGCTGAAATCGCCAACCGGCGGCCGCATCTGGTGTTCCTCGACATCTGGCTGCAGGGCTCCAAGCTCGACGGCTTGCAGCTGCTGGAGCAGGTCAAGAAGGACAATGCCGACCTGCCGGTCGTGATGATCTCCGGCCACGGTAACATCGAGACCGCGGTGGCCGCGATCAAGCGCGGCGCCTACGACTTCATCGAGAAGCCGTTCAAGGCCGACCGGCTGATCCTGGTCGCGACCAGGGCGCTGGAGAACTCGCGGCTCAAGCGCGAGGTCAAGGAGCTGAAGCAGCTGGCGCCGAGCGCAAGCCAGCTCGTCGGCCGCTCGCCGAGCATGAACCAGTTGCGCCAGACCATCGAGCGCGCGGCCAAGGCCAACAGCCGCATCCTGATCGTCGGTCCCGCCGGCGCCGGCAAGGAATTGACGGCACGCACGCTGCATACGGCCTCGGGCCGCGCCGACGGTCCCTTCGTCGTCATCAACGCCGCCGCGATCACGCCCGAGCGCATGGAGCACGAGCTGTTCGGCGTCGAGCAGTCCAACGGCGAACAGGCGCGCAAGCCCGGCGCGCTCGAGGAAGCCCATGGCGGCACGCTGTTCATCGACGAGATCGCGGACATGCCGCGCGAGACCCAGAACAAGATCCTGCGGGTGCTGGTGGAGCAATCGTTCCAGCGCGTCGGCGGCACCGCCAAGGTGCAGGTCGATGTGCGCATCATCTCCTCGACCGCGCGCAATCTCGAAGAGGAGATCGCGGCCGGCCACTTCCGCGAGGACCTCTATCATCGGCTCTCGGTGGTGCCGATCCGCGTGCCTGCGCTCTCCGAGCGGCGCGAGGACATCCCGGAATTGATCGACTATTTCATGGAGCAGATCTCGGCCGGTAGCGGCCTGCCCAAGCGGCAGATCGGGCAGGACGCGATGGCGGTGCTGCAATCGCATGTCTGGCCGGGCAATGTGCGCCAGCTCCGCAACAACGTTGAAAGAGTCATGATTCTGGCCGCCGGTGGACCGGAGGTCATCATCACGGCCGACATGTTGCCGCAGGACGTCGGCTCCATGGTGCCGGCGATGCCGACCAGCAACAATGGCGAGCACATCATGGGCCTGCCGCTGCGCGAGGCGCGCGAAGTGTTCGAGCGCGACTATTTGATTGCACAGATCAGCCGTTTTTCAGGAAATATTTCTCGCACAGCCGAGTTCGTTGGCATGGAACGGTCGGCGCTGCATCGAAAGTTGAAAGCGCTCGGTGTCGGCTAG
- a CDS encoding sensor histidine kinase has protein sequence MTSADTSAAHFDTAPAEEPRRWSARRWLAPFAVALALLSAFLTFLVLTGLTTIEPTPAVVRSIYLINAATILLLVGIIVRELWQLILARRRGRAAARLHVQIVSLFSIVAVLPAVLVAVVANVTIERGLDRLFSGPTKEVIQNSLTIARAYMQDHAQLIRGDILGMANDIAHARPLYDQDRRSFREMLSASASSRNLPGAMIIDKNTNILESADTGMRLAYSPPASDFLSNVNESEPEIAVLPDASFVAAVIRLRAFSDTFLYVARPLDPNVVNQLKQTEVSVAEYAQIESRRLGIQVAFALMFAVIALTILMASVLIGLNFANSLVSPIRRLMNAAHTVSTGDLHVQVPVHQSEGDLAQLGETFNKMTQELRSQRDELVNASDLIDSRRRFIEAVLSSASAGIIGVDTSGSVGILNRSAEKLIGHAESETLGHPLSDVLPELDEMMKAAREGSQRLVQGQITITRDGTERNLSVRVSAEKNQPHDSYIITLDDITELVSAQRTSAWGDVARRIAHEIKNPLTPIQLSAERIRRKFGKGITEAKDKQIFEQCTDTIVRQVDDIRRMVDEFSRFARMPKPVMEGEDVADAVRQAVFLMKVAHPEIDIEAEFKEDPLRAQFDRRLISQAVTNIVKNATEAIEQVPPEELGKGHIDVVVSRQGEDVLIDVIDNGIGLPKVARSRLLEPYVTTRAKGTGLGLAIVGRVLEDHGGRIELKDASDFREGQRGAWMRMRFAISGQPAKSEGAEQAPAAAVKEATGEQAGAPVKDPAQETKELAAETKEAAEKTNDSTKIEASTGI, from the coding sequence ATGACCAGCGCAGACACCTCGGCCGCACACTTTGACACGGCCCCAGCGGAAGAGCCCCGGCGTTGGTCGGCGCGGCGCTGGCTGGCGCCCTTTGCCGTGGCGCTGGCGCTGCTCTCGGCCTTCCTGACCTTCCTGGTTCTGACCGGCCTGACCACGATCGAGCCGACGCCGGCGGTGGTCCGCTCGATCTACCTGATCAACGCGGCCACGATCCTGCTGCTGGTCGGAATCATCGTCCGAGAGCTCTGGCAGCTGATCCTGGCGCGGCGGCGGGGCAGGGCGGCGGCGCGGCTCCATGTCCAGATCGTCAGCCTGTTCTCGATCGTGGCGGTGCTGCCGGCGGTGCTGGTCGCCGTCGTCGCCAACGTCACCATCGAACGCGGCCTCGACCGGCTGTTCTCCGGCCCGACCAAGGAGGTGATCCAGAATTCGCTGACGATCGCGCGGGCCTATATGCAGGACCATGCGCAGCTGATCCGCGGCGACATTCTCGGCATGGCCAACGACATCGCGCATGCCCGGCCGCTCTATGACCAGGATCGCCGCTCGTTCCGGGAGATGCTGAGCGCCAGCGCCAGTTCCCGCAACCTGCCGGGCGCGATGATCATCGACAAGAACACCAACATCCTGGAATCCGCCGACACCGGCATGCGGCTCGCCTATTCACCGCCCGCGTCCGACTTCCTCAGCAACGTCAACGAGTCCGAGCCCGAGATCGCGGTCCTTCCCGATGCGAGCTTCGTGGCCGCCGTGATCCGGCTGCGCGCCTTCAGCGACACCTTCCTCTATGTCGCCCGTCCGCTTGATCCCAATGTCGTCAATCAGCTCAAGCAGACCGAGGTCAGCGTCGCCGAATACGCCCAGATCGAGTCGCGCAGGCTCGGAATCCAGGTTGCCTTCGCGCTGATGTTCGCCGTGATCGCGCTGACCATCCTGATGGCCTCGGTGCTGATCGGCCTGAACTTCGCCAATTCACTGGTCTCGCCGATCCGGCGGCTGATGAACGCGGCCCACACGGTCTCGACCGGCGACCTCCATGTCCAGGTGCCGGTGCACCAGTCGGAAGGCGATCTCGCCCAGCTAGGCGAGACCTTCAACAAGATGACGCAGGAATTGCGCAGCCAGCGCGACGAGCTCGTCAACGCCAGCGACCTGATCGACAGCCGCCGCCGCTTCATCGAAGCGGTGCTGTCCTCCGCAAGCGCCGGCATCATCGGCGTCGACACCTCCGGCAGCGTCGGCATTTTGAACCGCTCGGCCGAGAAGCTGATCGGGCACGCCGAATCGGAGACGCTTGGTCATCCGCTCTCCGACGTGCTGCCCGAGCTGGACGAGATGATGAAGGCGGCGCGGGAAGGGAGCCAGCGTCTGGTGCAGGGCCAGATCACGATCACCCGCGACGGCACCGAGCGCAATCTCTCGGTCCGCGTCAGCGCCGAGAAGAACCAGCCGCATGACAGCTACATCATCACGCTCGACGACATCACCGAGCTGGTCTCGGCGCAGCGCACCTCGGCCTGGGGCGACGTGGCGCGGCGCATCGCGCATGAGATCAAGAACCCGCTGACGCCGATCCAGCTTTCGGCCGAGCGCATTCGCCGCAAGTTCGGCAAGGGCATCACAGAGGCCAAGGACAAGCAGATCTTCGAGCAGTGCACCGACACCATCGTGCGCCAGGTCGACGATATCCGCCGCATGGTCGACGAGTTCTCGCGCTTTGCACGGATGCCGAAACCGGTGATGGAGGGCGAGGACGTCGCCGACGCCGTGCGGCAGGCCGTGTTCCTGATGAAGGTCGCCCATCCCGAGATCGATATCGAGGCCGAATTCAAAGAGGATCCGCTCCGCGCCCAGTTCGACCGGCGGCTGATCTCGCAGGCGGTCACCAACATCGTCAAGAACGCCACCGAAGCGATCGAGCAGGTGCCGCCGGAGGAGCTCGGCAAAGGTCATATCGACGTCGTGGTGTCGCGTCAGGGCGAGGACGTGCTGATCGACGTCATCGACAACGGTATCGGCCTGCCCAAGGTCGCGCGCTCGCGGCTGCTCGAGCCCTATGTCACGACGCGCGCCAAGGGCACCGGCCTTGGCCTTGCGATCGTCGGCCGCGTGCTGGAAGACCATGGCGGACGCATCGAGCTGAAAGATGCTTCCGACTTCCGCGAGGGCCAGCGCGGTGCCTGGATGCGGATGCGCTTTGCGATCTCCGGGCAACCCGCGAAGTCCGAGGGAGCCGAGCAGGCCCCGGCGGCCGCGGTCAAGGAAGCAACCGGCGAGCAGGCCGGCGCTCCTGTCAAGGACCCGGCGCAGGAAACAAAAGAGCTGGCGGCCGAAACCAAAGAGGCCGCTGAAAAGACCAATGATTCAACGAAAATCGAAGCCTCGACAGGCATCTGA
- a CDS encoding CoA transferase subunit A, which yields MKAVAVEEAVAMIPAGASVMVGGFMGIGTPERLLDELVRQQKTGLSVICNDAALPGKGVGKLFDASLVSRLTATHIGLNPKAQQQMLANQIEVDLVPQGTLVERIRAGGCGLGGVLTPTGVGTVVAEGKREIEIEGKPFLLETALTAQYALLHAFLADHLGNLAYALTARNFNPIMAMAADTVIVTAEHIVPVGVIAPDHVMTPAPLVDYLVMNG from the coding sequence ATGAAGGCTGTGGCCGTTGAAGAAGCCGTTGCGATGATTCCCGCTGGCGCCAGCGTGATGGTCGGCGGCTTCATGGGCATTGGAACACCGGAGCGCTTGCTCGATGAACTGGTCCGGCAGCAGAAGACCGGATTGTCGGTGATCTGCAACGATGCCGCACTACCGGGTAAAGGCGTCGGCAAGTTGTTTGACGCATCGCTCGTGTCGCGTCTGACCGCGACGCATATCGGGCTCAATCCCAAGGCCCAGCAGCAGATGCTGGCGAACCAGATCGAGGTCGATCTCGTGCCGCAAGGCACCCTCGTCGAGCGCATCCGGGCCGGTGGTTGCGGCCTGGGCGGCGTCCTGACGCCGACCGGCGTCGGTACCGTTGTCGCCGAAGGCAAGCGAGAGATCGAGATCGAGGGCAAGCCGTTCCTGCTGGAGACGGCGTTGACGGCGCAATACGCGCTGCTCCACGCGTTTCTCGCCGACCATCTCGGCAATCTCGCTTATGCGCTGACCGCACGCAATTTCAACCCGATCATGGCGATGGCGGCCGATACGGTGATCGTGACAGCCGAGCACATCGTACCAGTCGGCGTGATCGCGCCCGACCATGTCATGACGCCGGCGCCGCTCGTCGATTACCTCGTTATGAACGGGTGA
- a CDS encoding 3-oxoacid CoA-transferase subunit B, whose protein sequence is MDPQIIIARRVARELREGNLVNLGIGIPTLVANYVPSDLKVFFQSENGLIGTGPIPEPGMAHPLLTDAGGRPISALPGASTFDSAMSFGLIRGGHVDVTVLGGLQVDAQGRLANWMIPGKMVPGMGGAMDLVSGARRVIVAMQHAAKGKSKIVAKCTLPLTSARSVDLVVTDLAVIGFSGGKATLLETAPGVSVGDVMALTEAELAVPDNVPEMNV, encoded by the coding sequence ATGGACCCGCAGATCATTATCGCCCGCCGCGTCGCCAGGGAGCTCCGCGAGGGCAACCTCGTCAACCTCGGCATCGGCATCCCGACGCTGGTTGCGAACTACGTGCCCTCCGATCTCAAGGTTTTCTTTCAATCGGAGAACGGCCTGATCGGCACCGGGCCCATTCCCGAGCCGGGAATGGCGCATCCGCTCCTGACGGACGCCGGCGGACGCCCGATCAGCGCGCTGCCGGGAGCCAGCACATTCGACAGCGCGATGTCGTTCGGGTTGATCCGCGGCGGCCATGTCGACGTCACCGTGCTCGGCGGCCTCCAAGTCGACGCGCAGGGCCGCCTCGCCAACTGGATGATCCCCGGCAAGATGGTGCCCGGCATGGGTGGGGCGATGGACCTCGTCAGCGGTGCCAGGCGGGTGATCGTCGCCATGCAGCACGCGGCCAAGGGCAAGTCGAAGATCGTCGCCAAATGCACCCTGCCCCTGACCTCGGCGCGGTCGGTCGATCTCGTCGTCACGGACTTGGCCGTGATCGGCTTCTCCGGCGGCAAGGCGACGCTGCTGGAGACCGCGCCCGGGGTCAGTGTCGGCGACGTCATGGCGCTCACGGAAGCCGAGCTGGCTGTTCCCGACAACGTCCCGGAAATGAACGTCTGA
- the fabI gene encoding enoyl-ACP reductase FabI, producing the protein MIPVFPDSKVALKGKKGLIVGIANDQSIAWGCARAFRALGADLAVTYLNDRAKKHVQPLAQAVEAPIFMPLDVMAEGQTEAVFERIASEWGQLDFMLHSIAFSPKEALHGRVVDVGRDGFLKTMDVSCWSFLRMAHLAEPLMKNGGTLFTMTYYGSQMVVENYNVMGVAKAALEASVRYIAAELGPKGIRVHAISPGPLATRAASGIPEFDELMDKAQSKAPARSLVSIDDVGNATAFLALDGAKLITGGVLYIDGGYHIID; encoded by the coding sequence ATGATCCCAGTATTTCCGGACAGCAAGGTCGCCCTGAAGGGAAAGAAGGGACTGATCGTCGGCATCGCCAACGACCAGTCGATCGCCTGGGGATGCGCGCGCGCGTTTCGTGCGCTCGGTGCTGATCTCGCGGTGACCTATCTGAACGACCGCGCCAAGAAGCATGTCCAGCCGCTGGCGCAGGCGGTGGAAGCGCCGATCTTCATGCCGCTGGACGTGATGGCCGAAGGGCAGACCGAGGCGGTGTTCGAGCGCATCGCGTCGGAATGGGGGCAGCTCGATTTCATGCTTCATTCCATAGCCTTCTCGCCGAAGGAAGCGCTGCACGGCCGTGTCGTCGACGTCGGCCGTGACGGCTTCCTCAAGACCATGGACGTCTCGTGCTGGTCGTTCTTGCGGATGGCTCATCTCGCCGAGCCGCTGATGAAGAACGGCGGCACGCTTTTCACCATGACCTATTACGGCAGCCAGATGGTGGTGGAGAATTACAACGTGATGGGTGTCGCGAAAGCCGCGCTGGAAGCCTCGGTCCGCTATATCGCCGCGGAGCTCGGCCCGAAGGGCATCCGCGTGCACGCGATCTCGCCGGGTCCGCTAGCCACCCGCGCGGCTTCGGGGATTCCCGAGTTCGATGAGCTCATGGACAAGGCGCAGTCGAAGGCGCCGGCGCGCAGTCTCGTCAGCATCGACGATGTCGGGAATGCCACCGCGTTCCTCGCGCTCGACGGCGCCAAGCTGATCACGGGCGGCGTGCTCTACATCGACGGCGGCTATCACATCATCGATTGA